The nucleotide sequence AGGTGGCCGCGCTGATGGAAGGCTGGCGCATGGCAGAGGGGTTCGAACACCGTCTCTTCAATCACATGGATGCCGCGGATTTCCTGCGCTCCGAATTTGGCCCGCGCTTTGCGCAGGCCTTCCAGAAGGCCCGCAGCCCGGCGGAGGAAAGCGACTTCTTCCGGCTCTGCTGCCTGCACAAATATGGCGGCGTTTACGTGGATGCCGATGACAAGCGGGTCGGAGACCTGCGGAAATTTGTCGGGCTGGGGCAGGGGCTGACGGTCGTGCGCGAGCCCATCGGCGCGGTGGGCAACAACACCATAGTCGCGCCGCCGGGCCACCCGGTCCTGGCGGCCGGCATCAAATTCACCATGCGCGCTCTGATCGCAAATGAGAATGACGGCGCTTGGTTCAAGACCGGCCCGGGCATGCTGACCCGCGCCATAGCGCTTTACATCCATCAGGCGCCGGCTCAGCAGGTGAACAAAACGTTGACCATTCTGACCGGCGATCAGGCCCGCAAATTCATCCAGCCGCATGTTCGCCTGCCGTATAAGTCGACGGTAAAATATTGGAATGCCAAGGACCGCAAGCTCGCCAAGGGCGTGCTGGAGGCGCTGGGAAATCTGTAGCGCGGCCCATCGGCCCGGCGGTCAGCAAGCTTGATGTGGGCGGCGGCTGCCTCTATTCCGCTTGCCTATGGAACCATCCCAACCCGCGCTCGCCCCGATCAAGCATTCGCCGCAAACCCTGCGCGACGTTGTGCAGGACCGGATGCGCGAGGCAATCATCGCGGGCCATTTCAGCCCGGGCGAGCGGTTGGTTGAACGCACCCTGTGCGACCAGCTTGGTGTCAGCAGAACCGTCATCCGCGAAACCATCCGCTATCTTGAGGCAGAAGGGCTGGTCGAGACGCAGGCCCATCGCGGCCCGATCATTGCGCGCATGGATTGGGCGCAGGCCTCCCAGATTTACGACATTCGCAAACAGCTCGAATCCGCCGCCGCCGCCGCGTTTGCGGTGAACCACACCCCCGCCCATGCAAAAACATTGCGACAGGCGCTCTCGAAACTGAAAGCCGCCTCCAAGGCGGATGACCGCACGCGGTTGTTCAAGGCGACAACCGGGTTCTATGCCGCGATCTTTGATGGCGCAGGCCACACCGTCGCGTGGGAAATCGTGCAGCGCCTCAATGGTAGGATCAGTCGGTTGCGGGTGATGACGCTTGCGACAAGCGACCGTCACAGGCCGGGCCTGTCACATATGACCGGCATCAGCGAGGCGGTTTTGTCCGGGGACGCCGCCGCCGCCAGGGTTGCGGTCGAAGCCCATATCGACGACGCGGCGGCAATCGCCAAAACCGTGTTGACCGAGCAGGACCAGTCATGACCCTCGATGAGCTTGCGGCGCGCATCGCCCAGGTGCCCCGCGTCAGACACCGCCGGATCATCGCCATTGCCGGCCCACCCGCCAGCGGCAAGTCGACCATTGCCGAGCAGCTGGCGGAGCGTATCCCGAACGCCTGCGTGGTACCCATGGACGGGTTTCATCTCGACAATGAGACCCTCGACCGCATGGGGCAGCGGCATCGCAAAGGCGCGGCCCATACATTCGATGCCGGGGGTTTCGTCGCGCTCGTCCGCTCCATGCAAAAGGAAGGCCCGGTACCGTACCCGCTGTTCGATCGCACCCGCGATTGCGTGGTGCCAAATGCAAGCAGCATCCCGGCTGACTGCGACACGGTCATCGTCGAAGGGAATTACCTTTTGTTAACCGATGCGCCGTGGGATGCCTTGACGTTGGAATGGGACTTTTCAGTCTATCTCGACGTGCCGATGGAGGTGCTCCGCGCGCGCCTGATCCAGAGGTGGCTCGACCATGGTCTCAATCGTCAAGATGCGGTTAACAGGGCCGAAAGTAACGATTTGATTAACGCAGAATTTTTGGGACAATTTGGGGAAAGGGCCGATTTGATTTGCCCTATTTTGTCCCAAAACTAGGAAATTTCGACTTCTGGCGGCAGCGCTAACCCGCACGTCTGAGCATGCCGAACAGGTCACGTGGGTCATCCGGATCTGCCAGCATATCCAACAACGAATAATGGCCGGTGCGGTCGAGTTGATCGCGAACATAACGAAGCGCCGAGAAGTCCTCGGTCGCGAATCCGACGCTGTCAAACAGGGTAATCTGTGCTGCGTCTTTGCGGCCCTCAGACTTGCCGGCGATAACTTTCCAAAGCTCTGTGACCGGGTGGTCGGGGTCGAGCTGCTGAATCTCCCCCTCTATCCGCGTTTGTGGCGGGTATTCGACGAAGATGTCGGATCGCAACAGGATGTCGCGGTGCAATTCGGTCTTGCCCGGACAGTCGCCGCCGATGGCGTTGATGTGCTGACCCGCCCCGACCATGTTGTCGGTGAGGATGGTCGCGTATTGCTTGTCGGCGGTGCAGGTTGTGATGATGTCGGCCCCGGTTACGGCCTCCTGCGCGGAGCTGCAGACGACAATGTTCAGTCCCGTTTCGCTCAGGTTTTTGGCCGCTTTTTGGGTGGCAACCGCATCGATGTCATACAGGCGCACCGTATCGATTCCGATAACCTCCTGAAAGGCGAGGGCCTGAAATTCGCATTGCGCGCCATTGCCGATCATTGCCATCGTTTTCGAGGTTTTGGGCGCAAGATATTTTGCGGCGACAGCCGAGGTCGCCGCTGTCCGCAATGCCGTTAAGACCGTCATCTCGGACAGCAAGATTGGGTAGCCATTGTCCACCCGCGCCAACACGCCAAAGGCCGTGACGGTCTGAAAGCCGCGCGACATGTTTGCGGGGTGCCCGTTGACGTATTTGAAGCCATAGGTTTCCCCGTCTGACGTGGGCATCAGCTCGATAACCCCCTCATCCGAGTGGGCGGCAACGCGGGGGGTCTTGTCGAATTGCTCCCACCGCAGGAAATCAGCTTCGATGTAATCTGCGATATCAGCGATCACCCTGGCCGGCTCGATCGTGTTCACAATTTTCATCATGTTGTCGACGCTGACGAAGGGAACCATTGCAAGTTTCGATGGGGTCGGCTTGGTCATGATTTAATGTCCTTTGCGTGAAACTGCTGCGGGAGCCTGACTTGATCTCATCAGTAACTCCTTGTCTTGCGGTCAAGAACCTGGCGGCCCAGCAGGCTGGCACATAGGTCGACCATGAGCTTTGCTGTGCGGCCGCGCTCGTCGAGAAACGGGTTGAGTTCGACCAGATCAAGGGAGCCGACCAAGCCACTGTCGCACAGCATTTCCATGACCAGATGCGCCTCGCGGAATGTCGCCCCACCTGGAACGGTGGTCCCGACGGCGGGGGCGATTTCCGGGTCAAGAAAATCAACATCCAAACTCACATGCAGCGCGCCATTCGCGGCTTCCACACGTTCTAGGAATGCCTTTAGTGGACGCCGAATGCCATGTTCATCAATGCTTCGCATGTCATGAACATCAACGCCGAGGTCACTCAGAAAAGTCCGCTCTGCGGGATCAACCGACCGAATGCCAATCATACAGACGTTTTGGGGTGGGACGGCTTTGGAAAGCTCGGGATAGACCTTTTCAAAGCCGGGCTGGCCCGTGAAGTAGGACACCGGCGTTCCGTGCAAGTTCCCGCTTTGCGTGCTGTCCAGGGTGTGAATGTCGGGATGGGCATCAAGCCAAAGTACGAATTGTTCTTTGCCCAACGCCTCGCTGTGTTGGCTGACCCCTGGCACTGTCCCAATGGAAAGACTGTGATCGCCGCCCAAGAAAATTGGCATATCACCGGACTGGCAGGCCCGAAACGCCGCCTCTCTCAATGTCGTCGCCCAAGCAACGGTTTCTGACAGGTCGTGAACAGAGCTGTTGGGGTGAGAAACGTCCGGCCCGTGCGTGATGGCCGCATTCCCATGATCGACCACCGTATGACCAAGAGCCTCCAACGTTGGTGCCAGCCCCGCGGTCCGAAACGCGTCCGGACCCATAATGCAGCCTGGTTGGCTTGCTCCTGATTGTACCGGTGCGCCGACTAGAATACAGGTCTTGGGTGTCATGAGGTTGCCTCCGTTTGCCGAAGGATAGTCTCAATTTGGTAGAAAATTGCGTTGTGAAATTGATCAGAAAGGTAGATATTTTTGCCATTATGTAGATATACTTCATCAAAACGATAGGGTTTTGGCGAAATGGCTCAATTTACGGATACTGACGGCGCATTGTTGTCCTTGCTCAAACAGGACAGCAGAGCCTCTGTGACAACACTCGCGGCAAAGCTCGGCGTTGCGCGGGCCACTGTGCAATCGCGGCTAGAGCGTCTTCAACGCAACGGTACAATTCGCAGGTTCACAATTGAACTGAGCAGGGAAGCCGAGGTTGATGTGGTCAGGGCCGTGATGCTGATTGAACTTCAGGGCAGCATGGCACGCAGTATCATATCGGCGCTTGGCCGGATCCCGGATATTGTGGATTTGCATTCAACCAACGGTGCCTGGGACCTTGTCGCGCAGATCGAAACCACCAGCTTGCCCAAATTTGACCGCGTTCTGCGCGACGTGCGGGAGATCAAAGGCGTTTTGAACAGCGAAACGTGCCTTCTGCTCAATCAGGCATAGTGCTTCAAATTTGATACGTTAAGCCAGACTTCACCTGACAATATTAGGAGAACCCGAACAGCCAAGGGTTTCTCATGTCCGACAACACGCGCCCCATCATCATCAAACGTAAGAAAGTCATTGCCGGAGGCGGCCACCACGGCGGCGCCTGGAAAGTAGCCTACGCCGACTTCGTCACCGCCATGATGGCGTTTTTTATGTTGATGTGGCTGTTGAACGCCACAACCGAGAAACAGCGTAAAGGCTTGGCCGACTATTTTAGCCCGACCATCGCTATCGCAAGGGTTTCCGGCGGTGGGGACGGCGCGTTTTCCGGCGATAGCCTGATGTCCGAAGAAACGTTGGCCAGAAGCGGTCGCGGCGGGTTTGCCGACCTGCCACCAATGACCTTGAATGGCCAGGGCGTGGACGGGAACAACAAATCAAACGGAGCACGTGAACTCAGCGACCTGGAAAATGTGCAGCTGGGCATCGTCGGCCGCGGGGGCGAAAGCCTCGTTCGCGATATGGCAAAGAAACACATTATCACGCGGTTGACGGACCGGGGGTTGGTGATCGAGGTATTCGATCTTGAAGACGCGCCGCTATTTGAGCCCGGCACGGCGCGCCCTACGCCGACCCTGCACGCCATTGCTGACATATTGAACGAAGGGTTCCGTTTGGTCACAAACCCGGTTTCGGTGGCCGCGCATGCCAAGTCCATCAGCCCCCTATTTCTTGAGAACCCCGCATGGGAGATTACGACCGACCGCGCTCAATCGGCCCGCGCTTTGTTGGAAACTGCCGGCCTGGCTCCCGATCGCGTCGCGTCGGTGTCCGGTTTCGGGCAACAAAAACCGCTGTTGGATGACCCGATGTCAGCGCGCAACAACCGTCTGGAGATCGTCTTGCTACGGGAAGACGCAGATTGAAATTAGGTCGCATTTTATCCGTTAGCGCAGAATTAAGAGTTCGCGCCAATAGTACGCCCAACATTGAAAGCTGCTTCAGAAAGGCGCGAGCATGACAATTTCATCTTCCCTTAACGCCGGCGTTGCTGGGCTGGCCGCGAATGCCAGCAGACTAGCTACGATCTCCGACAATATCGCGAATTCCAACACATTTGGCTACAAGAGGGCAGAGACCGGGTTCCACTCTATGGTCATTTCCAACGGGACAGGGACCTATTCGGCTGGCGGTGTCCGCGTTACGTCACAGCGATTGATTGATCAAGCAGGATCATTGGTAACAACAGCCAACTCAACCGACCTTGCCGTTCGGGGCAGGGGTTTTCTGCCCGTCACGACAGCGGCCTCTATCGCCGGCGAAGGGGATACCGAATTCCCCTTGCGGCTCGCTACGACAGGGTCATTTAGAACGGATTCGCAGGGGTACCTGGTGACGGAAACCGGAATGGTGCTTTTGGGGTGGCCAGCATCCGCAGATGGCAGCGTCCCGACCAATCCGCGCGATACGGTCGATGCGCTTGAGCCAATTCAGATCAATGTAAACCAGTTTGCCGGTGAGCCGACGACACGAATGAACCTTGGGGTGAATTTGCCGGCGACAGAGACGGAGGCAGGTGCCGACGGCACTCCACTTGAGCTGTCTGTGGAATATTACGACAACTTGGGGACCTCTCAAAACGTTCTTGTGACGTTTACCCCGAGCGTGCCTGCAACTGGTAGTTCGAACGAATGGACGATGACGCTCGCCGATTCCGCATCCGGAGGCGCGATCATTGGTGAATACACCCTTTCCTTTGACGATTCTCGTGCCAGCGGCGGGACGCTAGACAGCGTGACCACGATTTCCGGGGGGCCTTACGACCCCGCAACCGGCGCGTTCTCGGTCGTTGTTGCAGGTGGACCGCTTGAAATTGCCGTTGGCGGATTGAATGAGGGTACGGGATTAACCCAACTCTCAGACAGTTTCGCTCCGACCCAGATAACGAAGGATGGGTCACCGGTTGGGAACATGATCTCAGTGGATGTCGATCAGAACGGTTTTGTTCAGGCGACATTTGATATCGGCATTACCAGAACGGTCTACCAAATTCCGTTGGTCGATTTGCCCAACCCCAACGGCTTGATGGCGCTGGACAACCAGACCTATCAGACGACCCGTGAAAGTGGATCATTCTTCCTGTGGGACGCGGGTGATGGCCCAACGGGGGACATTGTTGGGTTCGCTCTGGAAGAGTCAGCAACCGATGTAGCCGGCGAGCTAACGCAGTTGATCCAAACCCAGCGCGCTTATTCGTCGAACGCGAAGGTCATTCAGACAGTGGATGAAATGCTGCAAGAAACAACCAACATCAAACGTTAAGAAAGGCGGATTGATTCATGAGCCTAACGGGAGCCCTATCTGCAGCCACATCAGGATTGAGCGCAGCATCACGTTCTGCCCAATTGGTTTCATCAAATGTGGCCAATGCCCTGACAGAAGGTTATGGCCGCCGGGACATCCGGCTGTCCTCTTTGGGTGCAGGTGGCGCCGGCGGGGGCGTTCAGGTCACGGGCGTGGACCGCGTCGTCGATCAATACGCCATAGGCCAACGGCGCCTCGCGAGCGCGAATTTCGGACAAGCTAATCAGCTCGCTGATCTGTACAGCATTGTCAGTACGGTTGTTGGAACACCTGATGATCCAACGTCTCTTTCAGCAAGGGTCGCTGCATTTGAAAACTCATTGATTTCTGCCACGGCATCGCCTGAAAGCGCCACCACTTTGGATGCCGCCGTAACTGCCGCGCGCGGTATCGTGTCGTTTTTTCACTCGGCCTCTGACGTTGTCCAGGAAACACGCGAGTCTGCCGACCTGCAAATTCACCAACAAGTGCAACTGCTGAACGTGAATTTGTCCGCAATCTCAGGCCTAAACACGCAGATACGTAGCCAAATTAGTTCGAACTGGGATCCCTCACCATTGATGGATGAACGTCAGCGTTTGATCGATGAGATATCTGAAATTGTTCCACTTCGGGAAATTCCGGGTGAGTACGGCAGAATATCGCTTTTGACGGAAAACGGAACGATACTCGTCGGCGATCATGCCGCAACATTTGAATTCGAACCGACGCTGACCATCGTACCAGAAATGACGGTTCAATCAGGCGCTCTTTCGGGGCTTACGCTGGTCGGCGCGGAAAGCTCGGTTGGATCAGCTCTCGAAGCAATCTCAGGCGGAGCGTTGGCAGCCAACTTCGCGATCCGCGATGAGGCTACCATAGAGCTACAGGAAAAGTTGGACGCACTCGCGCAAAACTTGATCACGCGGACTTCGGATGCAACAGTTGATCCCACACTGGGCGCGGGTCCAGGAATATTCACCGATCAGGGACTTGCGATTGATCCTGCCAACGTTACCGGGATCGCGGCCCGAATACAGATCAATTCCGAAATTGACCCCTTGCAAGGTGGAGCATCCTGGAAACTGCGCGACGGCGTTGGTGCAACAGCACAGGGGCCCTCAGGCAACATAAGCATCCTGTCGTCGATAGCCGATGCATTGAGGGCTGCACCTGCGGGAGGATCCCCATCTTCCCCGGAAACAGCATCATTTGCATCGCTCGCGGCGGGCTTCGAATCCCATGTCGGGACCGTGCGGATCCAGTCAGAGACAAAAGCGACCTATGCGTCTTCTCAGGTCGCGACATTCTCTGAGATCGAAGGTCGCTTAGGTGTGGATACCGACCAAGAAATGCAAAAGCTGTTGGTGATAGAACAAAGCTACGCCGCCAATGCGAAGATCATTCAGGCGGTTGATGAAATGATGCAATCATTGTTGAGGATATAGCGTGAATTTCAGTATTACGGGCGATCTTGCGTCAAGTTTGATGTCGCGCCGCACCAGCGCCTCTCTCAAATCCGAGCTTCAGAGATTGACTCAAGAAGCGGGAACAGGGCGCGTGACAGATGTCGCGCGGAGCACCAAAGGAGAGCTTGCGCCAATCGCGTCTGTAAAGCGGTCGCTCGCGTTATTGGATGCGCACGCCACATCGGCCTCCAAAACCGCATTGAAGCTGACTTCTCAAGACTTGGCTCTTCAGGCGATAAGCCAACAAATTAGTGAGTTGGGCCCGGCAATTCTCACGGCCGCGAATTCTGGCCCCGTTGCCTTCGACGCTGCAATTTCGTCTCATGCTGATAGATTTTCCGGTGCTGTTTCTGCACTCTCAACGAAAATCTCGGGCAGCTACGTTTTCTCAGGCGTTTCCGTTGATACCGCGCCCCTTGCTGCTGCTGATGACATGCTAGCCGAACTTGAGGTGGTCACTGCAGGTTCAGCCAGTGCCGCGGATTTCTACCAACGGATCGATGATTGGTTCAACCTACCGGGCGGTTTTGACCAGACAGGGTATCTGGGCAGTGACGCAAATTCAGACCCGCTCGAAGTAAGTTCGACTGAGACAATTCATGTTTCTTTGACCGCGGACGCTTTGGAGGTGAAAAATGTCCTCAAAGATCTCGCGGTTTTGTCTTTGGTCGCGGATGGCGCATTCCTAGGAAATGCCGCCGAACGCAAGGAACTTGCAAGCCAGGCAGCGGGCTCTCTCATCTCAGGTACCAAAGACCTGATTGAGGTACGCGCAAATGTTGGCGCGCAGCTGGAGAGGTTATCCCTTGCAGAAGCGCAGAATGCGTCAGAGCGGTATGCGTTGTCAGAATCCTACAACCAAATCACGGGAGTGGACTTGTTTGAAACAGCAACGCGCCTTGAGGAAGTTCAGCTTCAACTTGAGAGCCTCTATCTCATTACAGCTCGAACTTCGCGGCTCAATTTGACGGAATTCCTGAGATGAAGTTTTTCATATGCCTCGCATTCATTGTGGCTCAATTGACGTCCGTTGCGAATGCCTCGTCGGTTCGGATCAAAGACCTTGTCAACTTTGATGGTGTCCGGGGAAACGACCTAGTTGGTTATGGCCTGGTCGTGGGGCTGAATGGGTCTGGCGATGGGATAAGAAATGCGCCCTTCACCGAAGAAATGATGGCCCTCACACTAGAACGGCTCGGAATCAATGTGACGGGTGAACAGTTCCGCCCCAAGAACGTGGCCGCTGTTCTGGTAACAGCTGTTTTGCCTCCATTTTCACGGACAGGTGGTCGCATCGACGTTACTGTTTCCACGATTGGAGACGCCAAAAGCTTATTGGGCGGCACCTTGATCATGACGCCGCTAAACGGCGCGGACGGAGAAATCTATGCTGTAGCCCAGGGCACAGTTATTGCTGGCGGTATCAGCGCGGATGGCGCTGCTGCGCGGGTCGTACATGGAGTTCCCACGGCTGGAACTGTTGTATCGGGCGGACGAATTGAACGCGAGATCGATTTCGACTTTTCAGCTCTTGAGACGCTGCGCTTGGCGCTTCGTGACCCTGACTTTTCCACTGCCGAAAAGATTGAATCCGTCGTGAACTCGAAGCTTGGTCGACGAGTGGCTACAATGATGGATGCCGGAACGGTCAGCTTGGACCTACGCGTCGCGGGTGCGCCTTCGCCGGCTCACGTGCTCAGCAGAATCGAAAACCTCACTATCGAACCTGAGCGATCAGCGCGGGTCGTCGTCGATCAGAGATCCGGGACAATAGTGATGGGCGAAGACGTAAGAATTTCTCGTGTCGCCGTTGCGCAGGGCAACCTGACGCTGACTATTGAAGAGGCTCCAATGGTAGTTCAACCAAGTCCGTTTTCTGAAGGGGAAACGATAGTGGTCCCCAGGACTGCGGCGGCAATCGGCGAGGCGCAAGGGAGCGGGCTTGCGGAGGTTGACGGTGGAACCTCTCTATCTCAAGTGGTCGCGGGTCTAAATGCACTCGGGGTATCGCCGTTGGATATGATCGACATCCTGAAGAGCATTAAGGCAGCAGGCGCAATGCATGCAGAATTTATTGTCCAATAGGTCGATTATGGAGTGCCAATTCACAGTCGACCGACCACTGCGCTGATCGAGCTCTAGTGATTTGGTGAGCACAAAATTGATTTCGGGCAACCCGATGCCCACTTAGTCTGCATTTTATCGAATGTCTGCTGCTGCTTCTTGAATTGCACCTTTTGGCAGGTCCTTTTGCTATCCAGAGTGCACATTTTTCGTCCTAAAAACGCACGCACTTTGTTCAGCTCTTTTGCCAAGTCTCATTCAGGTACATTGCGACTTGGCGGGCGACGTGACCTGGAAATGACCGGATCTCGCGTTGTTGAAGCTCAGAATCGTCGCCTTTGATGATTTCACATATGACTGCCGGGTGTTGATGAACCATATCCACATCTGTTTGCAGCTCCAAGATGTGGTTCGGGCCATTCATCCCCGGGTTTGACGAATGCTGTTCGCCTTCATCGCGAGGATGCTCATTACTCGATTGACCAGGTGCTGTTGGAGGAGCGGCTTTTTCATCCATTGCACAAATGAGACTACGGACGAGCTGTAATTCTTGATCTTGTCCAATGGCGGATACGCCGGTTGAGCTAGCTACCAGCTTCTGCACAAAATCGGGGTCGATCTTTTGGATCGCTTCCCGGTCTAGCAGTTGTAGCAGCATCCGAGCCTTCATCGACCTGTTTGTAGTGCGTTGAGAATCCGAATTGCCAGGATCTGGTGGGCGTGGGTTTGGATTTGATGACGTCATTCGAAGTAACTTCTCACCAAAGCGGTCGCGATGAGGCTCCAACCATCTGCGACAGCAAAGAATGCCAATTTGAATGGAAGTGAAACGACTGCCGGCGGCACCATCATCATGCCCATGGACATCAGGACAGCTGCCACGACCAAATCGATGATGAGAAACGGAAGGAACACCAGAAAACCGATTTGGAACGCGCGTTCGACTTCGCTTAGCATGAAAGAGGGAACCAACAATGACAGCGGAGCCTGTTCAGGCGAAGAGCTTGTCAGGTCGAACGATCTTAGTTCGGCGAGGGATGCAAATGTTTCAACGTCCAATCTCGCCGCCATGAACGTACGAAATGGCGCTATTGTCAGCGGGAATGCCTTTTCGACGTTCAACTCCCCTTCGGTTAGGGGCTTGAGCCCTTGCGACCAGGCTTCCTGAAACACCGGGTCCATTACGAAATACGTCAAAAACAGCGCCAATGAGATGATCAGCATGTTCGGAGGCGCCTGCTGCAATCCGATCGCTTGTCGCAGAATGGATAAGACCGTCACAATGAATGGAAAGCAGGTCACCATAATCGCCAGGCCAGGCGCAATGCTGAGCAGCGTTATGGCGCCAATGAGCTGGATTGCCCGGCCGCTTAGTCCCGCCTCGTCTCCGATGGAAATCGCGATGTCTTGTGCAGAAGCCGGCTGCATCTGGAAACAGAGCGCCACAACAAATAGAAATACGATCCGGGGGGACACGTTCTAAATGTCCTTTTGCGAAGG is from uncultured Litoreibacter sp. and encodes:
- a CDS encoding flagellin; protein product: MNFSITGDLASSLMSRRTSASLKSELQRLTQEAGTGRVTDVARSTKGELAPIASVKRSLALLDAHATSASKTALKLTSQDLALQAISQQISELGPAILTAANSGPVAFDAAISSHADRFSGAVSALSTKISGSYVFSGVSVDTAPLAAADDMLAELEVVTAGSASAADFYQRIDDWFNLPGGFDQTGYLGSDANSDPLEVSSTETIHVSLTADALEVKNVLKDLAVLSLVADGAFLGNAAERKELASQAAGSLISGTKDLIEVRANVGAQLERLSLAEAQNASERYALSESYNQITGVDLFETATRLEEVQLQLESLYLITARTSRLNLTEFLR
- a CDS encoding AAA family ATPase; its protein translation is MTLDELAARIAQVPRVRHRRIIAIAGPPASGKSTIAEQLAERIPNACVVPMDGFHLDNETLDRMGQRHRKGAAHTFDAGGFVALVRSMQKEGPVPYPLFDRTRDCVVPNASSIPADCDTVIVEGNYLLLTDAPWDALTLEWDFSVYLDVPMEVLRARLIQRWLDHGLNRQDAVNRAESNDLINAEFLGQFGERADLICPILSQN
- a CDS encoding flagellar hook protein FlgE, with translation MTISSSLNAGVAGLAANASRLATISDNIANSNTFGYKRAETGFHSMVISNGTGTYSAGGVRVTSQRLIDQAGSLVTTANSTDLAVRGRGFLPVTTAASIAGEGDTEFPLRLATTGSFRTDSQGYLVTETGMVLLGWPASADGSVPTNPRDTVDALEPIQINVNQFAGEPTTRMNLGVNLPATETEAGADGTPLELSVEYYDNLGTSQNVLVTFTPSVPATGSSNEWTMTLADSASGGAIIGEYTLSFDDSRASGGTLDSVTTISGGPYDPATGAFSVVVAGGPLEIAVGGLNEGTGLTQLSDSFAPTQITKDGSPVGNMISVDVDQNGFVQATFDIGITRTVYQIPLVDLPNPNGLMALDNQTYQTTRESGSFFLWDAGDGPTGDIVGFALEESATDVAGELTQLIQTQRAYSSNAKVIQTVDEMLQETTNIKR
- a CDS encoding Lrp/AsnC family transcriptional regulator; this translates as MAQFTDTDGALLSLLKQDSRASVTTLAAKLGVARATVQSRLERLQRNGTIRRFTIELSREAEVDVVRAVMLIELQGSMARSIISALGRIPDIVDLHSTNGAWDLVAQIETTSLPKFDRVLRDVREIKGVLNSETCLLLNQA
- a CDS encoding flagellar motor protein MotB, which gives rise to MSDNTRPIIIKRKKVIAGGGHHGGAWKVAYADFVTAMMAFFMLMWLLNATTEKQRKGLADYFSPTIAIARVSGGGDGAFSGDSLMSEETLARSGRGGFADLPPMTLNGQGVDGNNKSNGARELSDLENVQLGIVGRGGESLVRDMAKKHIITRLTDRGLVIEVFDLEDAPLFEPGTARPTPTLHAIADILNEGFRLVTNPVSVAAHAKSISPLFLENPAWEITTDRAQSARALLETAGLAPDRVASVSGFGQQKPLLDDPMSARNNRLEIVLLREDAD
- a CDS encoding GntR family transcriptional regulator, translating into MEPSQPALAPIKHSPQTLRDVVQDRMREAIIAGHFSPGERLVERTLCDQLGVSRTVIRETIRYLEAEGLVETQAHRGPIIARMDWAQASQIYDIRKQLESAAAAAFAVNHTPAHAKTLRQALSKLKAASKADDRTRLFKATTGFYAAIFDGAGHTVAWEIVQRLNGRISRLRVMTLATSDRHRPGLSHMTGISEAVLSGDAAAARVAVEAHIDDAAAIAKTVLTEQDQS
- the rocF gene encoding arginase, with the translated sequence MTPKTCILVGAPVQSGASQPGCIMGPDAFRTAGLAPTLEALGHTVVDHGNAAITHGPDVSHPNSSVHDLSETVAWATTLREAAFRACQSGDMPIFLGGDHSLSIGTVPGVSQHSEALGKEQFVLWLDAHPDIHTLDSTQSGNLHGTPVSYFTGQPGFEKVYPELSKAVPPQNVCMIGIRSVDPAERTFLSDLGVDVHDMRSIDEHGIRRPLKAFLERVEAANGALHVSLDVDFLDPEIAPAVGTTVPGGATFREAHLVMEMLCDSGLVGSLDLVELNPFLDERGRTAKLMVDLCASLLGRQVLDRKTRSY
- the flgK gene encoding flagellar hook-associated protein FlgK, yielding MSLTGALSAATSGLSAASRSAQLVSSNVANALTEGYGRRDIRLSSLGAGGAGGGVQVTGVDRVVDQYAIGQRRLASANFGQANQLADLYSIVSTVVGTPDDPTSLSARVAAFENSLISATASPESATTLDAAVTAARGIVSFFHSASDVVQETRESADLQIHQQVQLLNVNLSAISGLNTQIRSQISSNWDPSPLMDERQRLIDEISEIVPLREIPGEYGRISLLTENGTILVGDHAATFEFEPTLTIVPEMTVQSGALSGLTLVGAESSVGSALEAISGGALAANFAIRDEATIELQEKLDALAQNLITRTSDATVDPTLGAGPGIFTDQGLAIDPANVTGIAARIQINSEIDPLQGGASWKLRDGVGATAQGPSGNISILSSIADALRAAPAGGSPSSPETASFASLAAGFESHVGTVRIQSETKATYASSQVATFSEIEGRLGVDTDQEMQKLLVIEQSYAANAKIIQAVDEMMQSLLRI
- a CDS encoding flagellar basal body P-ring protein FlgI; this encodes MKFFICLAFIVAQLTSVANASSVRIKDLVNFDGVRGNDLVGYGLVVGLNGSGDGIRNAPFTEEMMALTLERLGINVTGEQFRPKNVAAVLVTAVLPPFSRTGGRIDVTVSTIGDAKSLLGGTLIMTPLNGADGEIYAVAQGTVIAGGISADGAAARVVHGVPTAGTVVSGGRIEREIDFDFSALETLRLALRDPDFSTAEKIESVVNSKLGRRVATMMDAGTVSLDLRVAGAPSPAHVLSRIENLTIEPERSARVVVDQRSGTIVMGEDVRISRVAVAQGNLTLTIEEAPMVVQPSPFSEGETIVVPRTAAAIGEAQGSGLAEVDGGTSLSQVVAGLNALGVSPLDMIDILKSIKAAGAMHAEFIVQ
- a CDS encoding ornithine cyclodeaminase; translation: MTKPTPSKLAMVPFVSVDNMMKIVNTIEPARVIADIADYIEADFLRWEQFDKTPRVAAHSDEGVIELMPTSDGETYGFKYVNGHPANMSRGFQTVTAFGVLARVDNGYPILLSEMTVLTALRTAATSAVAAKYLAPKTSKTMAMIGNGAQCEFQALAFQEVIGIDTVRLYDIDAVATQKAAKNLSETGLNIVVCSSAQEAVTGADIITTCTADKQYATILTDNMVGAGQHINAIGGDCPGKTELHRDILLRSDIFVEYPPQTRIEGEIQQLDPDHPVTELWKVIAGKSEGRKDAAQITLFDSVGFATEDFSALRYVRDQLDRTGHYSLLDMLADPDDPRDLFGMLRRAG